From Rubrivirga sp. SAORIC476, a single genomic window includes:
- a CDS encoding Vms1/Ankzf1 family peptidyl-tRNA hydrolase, whose amino-acid sequence MLDAAALRSLADLDGPERAFLTIYLDAGDDPSVIDARATRVRALLSDQPAELEHFEESLTMAREMVETHAPTEGALAVFASWAADLRRAYALPEPVGTTLWMGDAPYLRPAAELLDEHETYAAVVLDNTKARIYLVSADEVDEEGRVRGDIKNRVKKGGWSQKRYARRRDKQLETYATELAADLATLDAERPFARLVVVGSEEPARALAEALRQDLKDKLVGSRSVDGNASDAEALGVAADLAEQGEREAEQALWLAIREQGMGPGLAAFGATSVLEAVQQARAEAILVDREVEIDGTKCRACERVVHGTPETCQHCGSSDVFRVDLVEAITEQATRTGAEVDFADPFEALAGVGGVAALLRYSLSENHAQREERERRAQARREAQVEREAEPPAVGNSAVAEPVAEPVA is encoded by the coding sequence ATGCTCGACGCCGCCGCCCTCCGCTCCCTGGCCGACCTCGACGGTCCCGAGCGGGCCTTCCTGACGATCTACCTCGACGCGGGCGACGACCCGTCTGTGATCGACGCACGGGCCACGCGGGTCCGCGCCCTGCTGTCCGACCAGCCGGCCGAACTGGAGCACTTCGAGGAGAGCCTCACGATGGCCCGGGAGATGGTGGAGACCCACGCGCCGACGGAGGGAGCGCTGGCCGTCTTCGCATCCTGGGCCGCCGACCTGCGACGTGCGTATGCGCTTCCGGAGCCGGTCGGCACGACGCTGTGGATGGGGGATGCGCCCTACCTCCGCCCGGCCGCCGAACTTCTGGACGAGCACGAGACCTACGCGGCGGTCGTCCTCGACAACACGAAGGCCCGCATCTACCTCGTCTCCGCAGATGAGGTGGACGAAGAGGGGCGCGTCCGGGGCGACATCAAGAACCGCGTCAAGAAGGGCGGCTGGAGTCAGAAGCGCTACGCCCGGCGCCGGGACAAGCAGTTGGAGACCTACGCCACAGAACTGGCCGCCGACCTCGCCACGCTCGACGCCGAGCGGCCCTTCGCCCGACTGGTGGTGGTGGGCTCCGAGGAACCTGCGCGTGCTCTGGCGGAGGCGCTCCGGCAGGATCTGAAGGACAAGCTGGTCGGCTCGCGCTCGGTCGACGGGAACGCGTCCGACGCCGAAGCGCTGGGCGTGGCGGCGGACCTCGCCGAGCAGGGCGAGCGGGAGGCCGAGCAGGCGCTGTGGCTCGCGATCCGGGAGCAGGGGATGGGGCCCGGACTCGCCGCATTCGGGGCGACCTCGGTGCTCGAAGCGGTCCAGCAGGCGCGCGCCGAGGCGATCCTGGTGGACCGCGAGGTGGAGATCGACGGGACCAAGTGCCGCGCGTGCGAGCGCGTCGTCCACGGCACGCCGGAGACGTGCCAGCACTGCGGCTCGTCCGACGTCTTCCGGGTCGACCTGGTGGAGGCGATCACGGAACAGGCCACGCGCACGGGCGCAGAGGTGGACTTCGCCGACCCTTTTGAGGCGCTGGCCGGGGTGGGCGGGGTGGCGGCGTTGCTTCGGTATTCGCTGTCCGAGAACCACGCGCAGCGCGAGGAGCGCGAACGCCGCGCGCAAGCCCGGCGGGAGGCCCAGGTCGAGCGCGAGGCCGAGCCGCCTGCGGTGGGGAACTCGGCCGTCGCGGAGCCGGTCGCGGAGCCGGTCGCGG